Proteins encoded in a region of the Nitrospira sp. genome:
- a CDS encoding BrnT family toxin, whose product MATWLFVEWLLIWILDTTTFVFEWDQGNRTKNTTKHDVTTDEVESVFRRKRAVPLGVQTSPVVNELRLGLVGQSDRGRVLQIAFTLRGSKIRVISARPAHRKERSQYDTMAREIFPDL is encoded by the coding sequence ATGGCGACATGGCTGTTTGTCGAATGGTTGTTGATCTGGATCTTGGACACGACGACGTTCGTGTTCGAATGGGACCAGGGCAACCGCACCAAGAATACGACCAAGCACGATGTGACCACGGACGAGGTGGAGAGCGTGTTTCGGCGAAAACGAGCCGTCCCACTCGGCGTACAAACCAGCCCCGTTGTCAACGAACTGCGCCTGGGACTGGTGGGTCAGTCGGATCGTGGACGCGTGCTGCAGATCGCCTTTACCTTACGAGGAAGCAAGATCCGCGTGATCAGCGCCCGCCCGGCGCATCGAAAGGAGCGAAGCCAATATGACACGATGGCGCGTGAAATCTTCCCCGACCTATAA
- a CDS encoding GDSL-type esterase/lipase family protein: MRLVGFEHPGAFHIPGRSMTPQFYYAADSVNGHDIAKNFSSGDFLLPEYIRTYKAPFTVSSNSFGCRDRSFDPQDGYVLLIGDSVTHGYVALEETWGAILEQLLDVRVLKCGVSGYGARHERHKLDDVTAHAGRPRFVIVGHVWNDILDDYLYPGRTVIDGYMLDKVMPADAMSGGRLVRSDEFLQRLLKNRLEPKFGPLGYTQQLLANYSILYDRLENSELLQRVGSWLGFKVSSNRRSELEAFQPIGEFPWLGQAWEEHLENLRQLKAAVAALDATMIVVIFPDRRQLYDSLRPQKGSFQWEYPNQRLTEFLQQDQIAFVDLLPEFRQYVNCSGRSMPRTPDDLYWAYDDHPNVKGNRLAGLLIGRHVLEGSFVQVRDKTRRLSDIDQLLSVEAKCSSKRSQN, from the coding sequence TTGCGACTGGTCGGTTTTGAGCATCCCGGCGCCTTCCACATTCCAGGCAGAAGTATGACCCCGCAATTCTACTATGCAGCCGATTCGGTCAATGGTCATGATATTGCCAAAAACTTTTCCAGTGGTGACTTTTTGCTTCCCGAGTACATCCGTACCTACAAAGCTCCGTTCACAGTCTCTTCAAACAGTTTTGGTTGTCGTGACCGATCATTTGATCCTCAGGACGGCTATGTTTTGCTGATCGGAGACAGTGTCACTCACGGATATGTTGCCCTGGAAGAAACCTGGGGAGCCATCCTTGAACAGCTCCTTGACGTAAGAGTCCTGAAGTGTGGTGTTTCAGGATATGGAGCCCGCCATGAGCGGCACAAGTTGGACGACGTAACGGCACATGCTGGACGGCCGCGTTTCGTTATTGTCGGGCACGTATGGAACGACATCCTTGATGATTACCTTTATCCTGGTCGAACGGTCATCGACGGCTACATGCTTGACAAGGTGATGCCGGCCGATGCCATGAGTGGTGGTCGTCTAGTCCGCTCCGATGAATTCTTACAAAGACTGTTGAAAAACCGTCTGGAACCCAAGTTTGGTCCCCTTGGCTACACCCAACAATTGCTTGCCAACTATTCCATCCTGTATGACCGGCTGGAGAATTCCGAACTACTCCAGCGTGTGGGGTCATGGCTCGGCTTCAAAGTGTCGTCGAATCGGCGGAGTGAGTTAGAAGCCTTTCAACCCATAGGGGAGTTTCCTTGGTTGGGACAAGCATGGGAAGAGCATCTTGAGAATCTGCGACAGCTGAAGGCGGCGGTCGCTGCATTGGATGCCACCATGATTGTGGTGATATTTCCAGACCGTCGTCAGCTGTATGACTCATTACGACCTCAGAAAGGTAGCTTCCAGTGGGAGTATCCAAATCAACGACTGACGGAGTTCTTGCAGCAAGACCAGATCGCCTTTGTAGATCTGTTGCCAGAGTTCAGACAGTATGTAAACTGCAGCGGCAGATCAATGCCGAGGACTCCCGATGACTTGTATTGGGCCTACGATGATCATCCTAATGTGAAGGGAAATCGTTTGGCAGGCCTTCTCATTGGACGCCACGTACTGGAGGGATCATTCGTTCAAGTAAGGGACAAGACCAGACGATTGTCGGACATCGATCAGCTCTTGAGTGTGGAAGCCAAGTGTTCGTCTAAGAGGTCTCAAAACTGA
- a CDS encoding SpvB/TcaC N-terminal domain-containing protein, translated as MGEKFAANPVTGTGSMTVPIATSPGRSGFAPQLSLSYDSGAGNGPFGFGWSLSLPAITRKTDKGLPKYLDADAEDSDAFLLSGSEDLVPTLVKTAAGKWEPEDIPDRTVGGQVYQIRCYRPRIEGLFARIERWNNQSDPTDVFWRSISKDNITTWYGKTDESRIADPNDKSRIFSWFICQSYDDKGNVIVYHCKSENSDQVDLTQAHEKNRTNNNTVKGDEYKANRTANRYPKRICYGNREPYLPKLTATEWPQPPDLNSAGVQPNYYFEVVFDYEDGHCSEAAPDAEGRVFAQAECNPPAGEKWSTRLDPFSTYRAGFEVRTYRLCQRVLMFHHFPDELGTPDYLVRSTDLTYSYEDHPTDVRNPIYSFLNSVSQSGYLRQGATYLKKSLPPVEFTYSKPEVQDLIEEVDPESVENLPVGLDGSVYQWTDLHGEGIPGILTEQAGAWYYKRNWSPIPDKLLDGSEVVKAKFSALETVALKPNIPLSSGAQFMDLAGDGQPDLVTLDGPTPGFYEHDDAEGWETFRPFAARLNRDTRDPNLKFVDLDGDGHADVLITEDDTFVWHPSLAEEGFEEACRVSQAWDEEKGPRLVFADGTQSIYLADLSGDGLMDLVRIRNGEVCYWPNLGYGRFGAKVTMDNAPWFDQPDLFDQKRVRLADIDGSGTTDIIYLHVDGVRLYFNQSGNSWSQPQTLNVFPHIHDLLSLVPIDLLGNGTACLVWSSSFPQDSGQPMRYVNLMGGQKPHLLIKTLNNLGAETRVDYAPSTKFYLQDKRDDKPWITRLPFPVHVVERVETWDWISRNRFATRYAYHHGYFDGEEREFRGFGMVEQFDTEELAAFTESGDFSNATNSDPISHVPPVKTKTWFHTGAYLEGEKISRHFEEEYYREGDVSDKVAGLTDLQLEAMLLPDTVIPTTVKQKDGTLTPWSLTADEIREACRSLKGSVLRREIYALDGTDAEDRPYSATEQNYTIELLQPRGNNQHAVFFTHARESIDVYYERKLVDVGGKLIADPRVTHAMTLEVDSHGNVLKAVAIGYGRRPGLSPLVGDDKGKQEQIHITSTENEFTNPIDEANAYRAPQPAQARTYEILKTVPDSNEPSITNLFRFDELRNKLDQAADGIHDLPYEDVDAAGAITAHPYRRLIEHIRSLYRKDDLTGLLALGKLESLALPGESYKLALTPSLVTQVYGARVTNTMLADEGKYVHSEGDSNWWIPSGRVFFSNNPANVGALELAEARAHFFLPCRYRDPFHTTAVPTETIVTYDPYDLLVHRTNDAVGNIVSAEHDYRVLQPRLLIDPNGNRTAAAFDTLGLVFATAVMGKPTPATVEGDSLTGVVADLTRAQVDGFFNAGDPHGPAPGLLGDATTRVVYDLDRFLRTQQDFPTGRDKWLPAFAATLARETHVRDLDPGQQTKIQVSFSYSDGFGREVQKKIQAEPGPVIDGGPVSTPRWVGSGWTIFNNKGKPVRQYEPFFTATHHFEFAVKVGVSPVLFYDPVERVIATLHPNQTYEKVRFDPWQQETFDVNDTVALKGDVTGDPRTDPDVKGLTEKYFLTQLPGWQTWYQQRIAGAKGTAEKDAATKAEKHANTPTIVHLDALGRPFLSVADNGPAGLYQTRTIVDIEGNQRKVIDAKGRVVMEYDYDVLGTRIHQASMEAGERWMLNDVSGKPIRSWNSRGHSYRMEYDQLRRPVRTFVTGTDPMSPTKEILLQRTVYGEGQAGDLANNLRTRAVWQFDSGGMIKSERYDFKGNLLQGTRRIAKEYKSQQDWSVIEPLLAVSSVNEPALNGALAGLLEADQFISTTTVDALNRPVTMTTPDLSVYRPMFNEANLLEKVTVNLRGAVTQTLFVTNIDYNAKGQRTNIKYGNSTKTEYVYDPDTFRLVNLKTTRLSDNARFQDLSYAYDPAGNITHIGDAAQPPIYFNGAVALPQNDYTYDAIYRLIHATGREHIGQVVQPETTWNDEWRVKLAHPQDGNKMRSYTERYEYDAVGNFEQMFHQAAGGNWTRTYTYNEMSFLDSSMKTNQLTSTTIGPTTESYSYDAHGNMLKMNHLAKMQWDCHDQLAQVDLGGGGTGYYVYDATGQRTRKVIERLSGEIEERFYLGGYELYRERTGAAISLERETVHVMDDKQRITLVETRTKGEDGSPAQLVRYQFSNHLGSASLELDLSAQVISYEEYYPYGCTSYQAMNLTINAAAKRYRYTGKERDEETGFTYHGARYYAPWLERWASCDPTGIATGLNLYAYVAESPISKVDPSGLADTPPAQLHLIEQTNIDTHATNSGYSQEKTIQRYTRNMAAWFHENPDDYQAGHHKDTPQWSSPPGAAQKIGPQHTLANNQQSQQEAADRAAAANADQYVRTARKHTGPPVANPPATQLPSAVKDIAAQDRAQLLANGRRSPMAPAPAVPAPTAPPSAQLELRPANSSAAATATQDAAPTPSVSAVSSPKPTAPPAASAPASTFAPKSPTQAAGGWRAGAVGVVRNFARNPRPVVVGTATAAGGVLVRTFVPGAAEVTETVGAVGVRGAARLAVAAGAEGGLVAASAVGGAAVGYGIEKAYPGYTQHAANVGSRVEAATGSTVAGGIATVVTVVPGYWLATKAYDWVTH; from the coding sequence ATGGGCGAAAAGTTCGCGGCAAACCCCGTCACCGGAACCGGCTCGATGACCGTGCCCATCGCCACCTCTCCCGGTCGCTCAGGCTTCGCTCCGCAGCTCTCGCTGTCTTATGATTCCGGCGCAGGCAACGGCCCATTCGGTTTCGGCTGGAGCCTGTCGCTGCCGGCTATCACACGTAAGACAGATAAGGGATTGCCTAAGTATCTGGATGCGGATGCGGAAGACTCGGATGCCTTTTTGCTCTCCGGATCCGAAGATCTCGTTCCAACCCTGGTCAAGACTGCGGCTGGCAAATGGGAGCCGGAAGATATCCCTGACAGAACTGTCGGCGGTCAGGTCTACCAGATTCGTTGCTACCGTCCCCGTATTGAAGGTCTGTTCGCCCGTATAGAACGATGGAACAATCAATCAGATCCCACAGATGTTTTCTGGCGGTCAATTTCAAAAGACAACATCACCACATGGTACGGGAAAACGGATGAAAGCCGCATTGCCGATCCGAACGATAAATCCCGCATCTTCAGTTGGTTTATCTGCCAGAGCTATGACGACAAGGGCAACGTCATCGTCTATCACTGCAAGTCTGAAAATTCCGACCAGGTTGATCTGACGCAGGCGCATGAGAAAAACCGGACGAATAACAATACGGTTAAAGGAGATGAATACAAGGCAAATCGCACTGCGAATCGGTATCCAAAGCGGATTTGCTACGGTAATCGGGAACCCTACTTGCCCAAATTAACCGCAACCGAATGGCCGCAGCCACCCGATCTGAATTCAGCAGGCGTCCAACCCAATTATTATTTTGAAGTGGTGTTCGACTATGAAGACGGCCATTGCAGCGAAGCTGCCCCTGATGCCGAAGGCCGTGTCTTTGCCCAGGCGGAATGTAACCCACCTGCCGGCGAAAAGTGGTCGACGCGCCTCGATCCCTTTTCAACCTATCGCGCCGGCTTTGAAGTCCGGACCTACCGTCTCTGCCAGCGTGTGCTGATGTTTCATCATTTCCCTGACGAACTGGGCACCCCAGACTATCTGGTCCGATCTACCGACTTGACCTATTCCTACGAAGACCATCCGACGGACGTCCGCAATCCCATCTATTCCTTTCTGAATTCAGTCAGCCAATCGGGCTACCTGCGTCAGGGAGCCACCTATCTGAAGAAATCTCTACCGCCCGTTGAATTTACGTATAGCAAGCCAGAAGTCCAGGATCTCATTGAAGAGGTTGACCCCGAAAGTGTTGAGAATCTTCCCGTCGGCCTCGACGGCTCGGTCTACCAATGGACCGATCTTCATGGAGAAGGCATTCCCGGCATTCTCACGGAGCAGGCTGGCGCCTGGTACTACAAGCGTAACTGGAGCCCTATCCCCGACAAGTTGCTGGACGGCAGCGAAGTCGTGAAGGCGAAGTTCTCAGCCCTCGAAACGGTTGCGTTGAAGCCCAACATCCCCCTCAGCAGCGGCGCGCAGTTCATGGACTTGGCCGGAGATGGCCAACCTGACCTTGTCACGCTGGATGGCCCAACGCCTGGCTTCTACGAACACGATGACGCCGAGGGATGGGAGACGTTTCGACCATTCGCAGCTCGCCTGAACCGTGATACTCGCGACCCGAATCTCAAGTTCGTGGATCTCGACGGCGATGGCCATGCCGACGTGCTGATCACCGAAGACGACACGTTCGTCTGGCATCCATCGTTAGCGGAGGAAGGCTTCGAGGAAGCCTGCCGAGTGTCGCAAGCCTGGGATGAGGAAAAGGGGCCTCGGCTCGTTTTTGCCGATGGCACGCAATCAATTTACCTCGCTGATCTCTCAGGCGACGGCCTCATGGATCTTGTCCGCATCAGAAACGGCGAGGTCTGTTACTGGCCCAACCTCGGCTATGGACGCTTTGGTGCTAAGGTGACGATGGACAATGCGCCCTGGTTTGATCAGCCGGATCTCTTCGACCAAAAGCGAGTTCGCCTGGCCGACATCGATGGCAGCGGCACCACCGACATCATCTATCTGCACGTGGATGGCGTGCGCCTCTACTTCAATCAATCAGGCAATAGCTGGAGCCAACCACAGACGCTGAATGTCTTCCCGCACATCCATGATCTCCTGAGCCTCGTTCCCATTGATCTGCTCGGCAATGGCACCGCCTGTTTGGTCTGGTCTTCCTCATTCCCGCAAGACTCCGGACAGCCCATGCGATATGTGAATCTGATGGGAGGACAGAAGCCGCATCTGCTCATCAAGACGCTCAACAACCTCGGTGCCGAAACTCGCGTTGACTACGCGCCCTCGACCAAGTTCTACCTCCAGGACAAGCGCGACGACAAACCCTGGATCACCCGGCTCCCGTTTCCCGTCCATGTCGTCGAGCGGGTGGAGACCTGGGATTGGATCAGCCGCAACCGCTTCGCCACGCGTTATGCCTACCACCATGGCTATTTCGACGGCGAAGAGCGTGAATTCCGAGGCTTTGGAATGGTCGAACAGTTCGACACTGAAGAGCTGGCTGCCTTCACGGAGAGCGGCGATTTTTCTAACGCGACGAACAGCGATCCCATCTCGCATGTGCCACCAGTCAAAACCAAGACCTGGTTCCATACGGGAGCGTATCTCGAAGGCGAGAAGATTTCCCGCCACTTCGAAGAGGAGTACTACCGGGAGGGTGATGTCAGTGACAAGGTTGCTGGACTCACCGATCTGCAACTCGAAGCCATGCTGCTGCCTGATACGGTCATACCAACCACGGTGAAGCAGAAAGATGGCACGTTGACTCCGTGGTCTCTCACAGCTGACGAAATCCGAGAAGCCTGCCGCTCGCTCAAAGGTTCCGTGCTCCGTCGCGAGATCTATGCGCTCGACGGCACTGATGCGGAGGATCGTCCCTATAGCGCGACAGAGCAGAATTACACGATCGAGCTGCTCCAGCCCCGAGGCAATAATCAGCATGCCGTCTTTTTTACTCATGCCCGTGAATCTATCGATGTTTACTATGAGCGAAAACTAGTCGATGTAGGCGGAAAACTCATTGCGGACCCTCGTGTCACACACGCCATGACGTTGGAGGTGGATAGTCATGGCAATGTTCTCAAGGCCGTTGCGATCGGGTATGGGCGGCGGCCAGGTCTCAGTCCGCTCGTTGGGGACGACAAGGGCAAACAAGAACAGATCCACATCACGTCGACAGAGAACGAATTCACGAACCCTATCGATGAGGCGAATGCCTATCGAGCGCCGCAGCCAGCCCAGGCACGGACATACGAGATCCTCAAGACTGTACCGGACAGCAATGAGCCTTCGATCACAAATCTATTCCGTTTCGATGAACTGCGCAACAAACTGGATCAGGCGGCTGACGGTATCCATGATCTGCCGTACGAAGATGTGGACGCCGCCGGAGCGATAACGGCTCATCCATACAGGCGCCTCATCGAACACATCCGATCACTCTATCGCAAGGATGATCTGACCGGGTTGCTCGCCCTGGGGAAGCTGGAGTCTCTTGCTCTGCCAGGAGAGAGCTACAAGCTTGCCTTGACTCCAAGTCTCGTGACCCAGGTGTACGGAGCGCGGGTGACGAATACGATGCTGGCGGACGAAGGGAAGTATGTCCATAGCGAAGGCGACAGCAATTGGTGGATACCCTCAGGCCGAGTATTCTTCTCAAATAACCCGGCAAATGTGGGTGCCCTGGAATTGGCCGAGGCGCGAGCGCATTTTTTCCTTCCATGCCGCTATCGCGATCCTTTCCATACGACTGCGGTCCCGACAGAAACCATTGTGACCTATGACCCGTACGATCTGTTGGTTCATCGTACGAACGATGCGGTCGGGAATATCGTTTCTGCGGAACACGACTATCGGGTTCTTCAACCGAGATTGCTGATTGATCCCAATGGAAATCGGACCGCAGCCGCATTCGATACGCTGGGCTTAGTCTTCGCGACTGCTGTGATGGGGAAGCCAACACCAGCGACGGTAGAAGGAGACTCATTGACCGGCGTTGTCGCCGATCTGACGAGAGCGCAGGTCGACGGTTTCTTCAATGCCGGCGATCCGCATGGACCGGCGCCAGGACTTCTGGGAGATGCCACGACTCGTGTTGTCTACGATCTTGATCGATTCCTCCGGACACAACAAGACTTTCCCACAGGTCGCGACAAATGGCTGCCTGCGTTTGCCGCCACCCTCGCCCGCGAAACACATGTGCGTGACCTTGACCCTGGACAACAGACGAAGATCCAAGTCAGTTTCAGCTACTCGGATGGATTCGGCCGCGAGGTCCAAAAGAAAATTCAGGCCGAGCCGGGCCCAGTCATCGATGGAGGACCGGTCTCCACACCTCGATGGGTCGGCAGCGGCTGGACCATCTTCAACAATAAGGGCAAGCCGGTAAGGCAATATGAGCCTTTCTTTACCGCCACACACCACTTTGAGTTTGCCGTGAAGGTGGGGGTGAGTCCGGTTCTCTTCTACGATCCCGTCGAGCGGGTCATTGCCACGCTGCATCCTAACCAGACCTACGAAAAAGTCCGGTTCGATCCATGGCAGCAAGAGACCTTCGATGTGAACGATACGGTCGCTTTGAAAGGCGATGTGACAGGCGATCCACGAACCGATCCGGACGTGAAAGGTCTTACCGAAAAATATTTCCTGACACAACTGCCAGGCTGGCAGACGTGGTATCAGCAACGCATCGCCGGTGCCAAGGGAACAGCGGAAAAAGATGCGGCGACGAAAGCGGAAAAACATGCCAATACACCGACCATCGTGCATCTCGATGCGTTGGGCCGCCCGTTCCTCAGTGTCGCAGACAATGGACCCGCAGGCCTGTATCAGACTCGCACTATTGTAGACATCGAAGGCAACCAGCGAAAGGTCATCGATGCCAAGGGCCGCGTCGTCATGGAGTATGACTATGATGTGCTCGGAACGCGCATTCATCAGGCGAGTATGGAGGCAGGCGAGCGATGGATGCTTAATGATGTGTCGGGAAAGCCGATCCGTTCATGGAATAGTCGTGGCCACAGTTATCGGATGGAATATGACCAGCTTCGACGCCCGGTGCGGACGTTCGTGACTGGCACCGATCCCATGAGTCCAACGAAAGAGATCCTGCTCCAGCGGACGGTCTACGGGGAGGGGCAGGCTGGCGATCTCGCCAACAATCTTCGGACAAGAGCTGTTTGGCAATTCGACAGTGGCGGGATGATCAAGAGCGAGCGCTATGACTTCAAGGGCAATCTGCTCCAAGGCACTCGCCGAATTGCCAAGGAATATAAAAGCCAACAGGACTGGTCGGTAATTGAACCGTTGCTGGCCGTCTCTTCAGTCAATGAACCGGCCTTGAATGGTGCCTTGGCAGGGCTCCTCGAAGCAGACCAATTCATTTCCACTACCACAGTCGATGCGCTCAATCGTCCCGTCACCATGACGACGCCAGATCTCAGCGTCTATCGACCGATGTTTAACGAAGCCAATCTGCTTGAGAAGGTCACGGTGAACCTGCGTGGCGCCGTGACTCAGACACTGTTCGTCACAAACATCGACTACAACGCCAAAGGTCAGCGCACAAATATCAAATATGGCAACAGCACGAAGACTGAATATGTCTACGATCCGGATACATTCCGACTCGTCAATCTCAAGACCACGCGGTTGTCAGACAACGCGCGATTCCAAGACCTCAGCTACGCCTACGATCCAGCCGGTAACATCACGCATATCGGAGACGCAGCCCAACCGCCTATCTATTTCAATGGCGCGGTCGCTTTACCGCAGAACGATTATACCTATGACGCGATCTATCGGCTGATTCATGCGACGGGGCGTGAGCACATCGGGCAGGTGGTCCAGCCGGAAACGACGTGGAATGACGAGTGGCGTGTCAAGCTCGCCCATCCGCAAGACGGAAACAAAATGCGTAGCTACACCGAAAGGTATGAATACGATGCTGTCGGGAACTTCGAACAAATGTTTCATCAAGCGGCTGGTGGCAATTGGACGAGAACATACACCTATAACGAAATGAGCTTTTTAGATTCCTCCATGAAGACTAACCAGCTCACGAGCACCACAATCGGACCCACAACCGAAAGCTACTCGTACGATGCCCATGGCAACATGTTGAAGATGAATCATCTCGCCAAGATGCAGTGGGACTGTCACGACCAATTGGCGCAGGTCGACCTCGGCGGCGGCGGAACTGGGTACTACGTCTACGATGCGACAGGACAACGCACAAGAAAAGTGATCGAACGACTAAGTGGCGAAATAGAAGAACGATTTTACCTGGGCGGATATGAACTCTATCGCGAACGCACCGGCGCAGCCATTTCACTCGAGCGCGAAACAGTACACGTCATGGACGACAAGCAGCGCATCACGCTCGTCGAAACTCGCACGAAGGGGGAAGATGGGTCGCCTGCCCAACTGGTGCGTTATCAGTTCAGTAATCATCTCGGTTCAGCATCCTTGGAACTGGATTTGTCGGCACAGGTGATCTCTTACGAAGAGTATTATCCTTACGGCTGTACATCGTACCAGGCGATGAATTTGACTATCAATGCTGCGGCAAAGCGGTATCGGTATACGGGGAAGGAGCGGGATGAGGAAACAGGGTTCACCTATCACGGTGCTCGGTACTACGCACCGTGGTTGGAACGCTGGGCGAGTTGTGACCCAACGGGAATTGCGACCGGCCTGAACTTATATGCATACGTAGCCGAATCGCCAATCTCCAAGGTCGATCCAAGCGGACTTGCGGATACGCCACCCGCGCAACTGCACCTCATCGAGCAGACTAACATCGACACACATGCGACCAACAGTGGGTATTCCCAGGAAAAAACGATCCAACGCTATACCCGGAATATGGCTGCGTGGTTTCACGAAAACCCGGATGACTACCAAGCTGGCCATCACAAGGATACGCCACAATGGAGTTCGCCTCCGGGCGCTGCGCAGAAAATCGGACCCCAGCACACCCTTGCAAATAATCAGCAGTCCCAACAGGAAGCGGCAGATCGCGCTGCCGCAGCTAATGCAGATCAGTATGTGCGCACGGCGAGAAAGCACACTGGTCCGCCGGTCGCCAATCCACCGGCCACTCAGTTGCCCAGTGCCGTCAAGGACATCGCCGCGCAAGATCGGGCGCAGCTTTTGGCCAATGGTCGGCGCAGTCCGATGGCGCCCGCACCTGCAGTGCCTGCGCCGACCGCGCCACCATCAGCTCAGTTGGAACTTCGTCCCGCAAATTCGTCGGCTGCAGCAACTGCCACGCAGGATGCCGCTCCCACGCCAAGCGTCTCCGCAGTGTCCTCGCCGAAACCGACAGCGCCTCCTGCCGCATCTGCACCGGCTTCTACTTTTGCACCGAAGAGTCCCACTCAGGCAGCTGGTGGATGGCGGGCCGGTGCAGTGGGGGTGGTTCGCAACTTTGCGCGCAATCCGCGACCCGTCGTCGTTGGCACCGCGACCGCGGCAGGTGGAGTCCTGGTGCGTACATTTGTGCCCGGCGCCGCCGAAGTCACCGAAACAGTTGGGGCGGTGGGTGTGCGAGGGGCAGCGCGTCTGGCGGTTGCGGCTGGCGCCGAAGGTGGGTTAGTGGCGGCTTCCGCAGTCGGGGGTGCCGCGGTCGGCTATGGCATTGAAAAGGCGTACCCCGGGTATACGCAGCACGCGGCGAATGTCGGAAGCCGTGTAGAAGCAGCCACCGGAAGCACAGTTGCGGGCGGAATCGCTACAGTTGTCACTGTTGTACCTGGCTATTGGTTAGCGACGAAGGCGTACGACTGGGTTACGCACTAA
- a CDS encoding PIN domain-containing protein, whose translation MRRLILDTNLYIDWFNTGAHEPLLFQSDAVKMMSAVVMMELLAGAHAVRDRTRLHDLFRTFRKLDRLLVPSAEVYEEAGGVLRELQAAHGYRLRQAHSLTNDVLIALSARTVGGTVVTQNQRDFLAIQSIRPFKLSLV comes from the coding sequence ATGCGGCGCCTCATTCTTGACACCAACCTCTACATCGACTGGTTTAACACTGGTGCGCACGAGCCGCTCCTGTTTCAATCCGACGCGGTCAAAATGATGAGTGCCGTGGTCATGATGGAGCTGTTAGCCGGTGCGCACGCCGTCCGAGATCGGACCCGTCTGCACGACCTGTTTAGAACCTTTCGGAAACTTGATCGGCTGCTCGTCCCGTCTGCCGAAGTCTACGAAGAAGCCGGAGGAGTCTTACGGGAACTTCAAGCCGCCCATGGATACCGTCTCCGACAGGCTCATTCACTCACCAACGACGTCCTCATTGCGCTGTCGGCCCGTACCGTTGGGGGAACCGTCGTCACGCAGAATCAACGGGACTTTCTCGCCATCCAGTCCATCCGTCCCTTCAAACTCAGTCTGGTCTAA
- a CDS encoding type II toxin-antitoxin system VapC family toxin encodes MASLFVDTNVFLRFLTNDDVAKAKRAETLFRDALRGKIRLATSLVVIAEIIWTLESFYKLEKSDIATKVEMILNTPNLHCPEASLLFMALDLYVHANVDFVDAYNAFYMKEQGLTQILTYDRKHFPESRGSRLGICEQII; translated from the coding sequence ATGGCTAGTCTCTTCGTGGACACCAATGTTTTTCTGAGGTTTCTGACGAACGACGACGTTGCCAAGGCCAAGCGAGCCGAGACGCTGTTTCGCGACGCCCTTCGGGGTAAGATCAGGTTGGCAACCAGCCTGGTTGTCATCGCCGAAATTATCTGGACGCTCGAGTCTTTTTACAAACTGGAGAAGTCGGATATCGCCACGAAGGTTGAGATGATCCTGAATACGCCTAATCTGCACTGTCCCGAAGCCTCGCTGCTATTCATGGCGCTCGATCTCTACGTTCATGCAAACGTCGATTTCGTAGACGCCTACAATGCCTTTTACATGAAAGAACAAGGGCTCACGCAGATTCTTACCTACGATCGCAAGCATTTTCCAGAGTCCCGTGGGTCCAGGTTGGGGATTTGTGAGCAAATCATTTGA